A single window of Triplophysa rosa linkage group LG2, Trosa_1v2, whole genome shotgun sequence DNA harbors:
- the LOC130570562 gene encoding uncharacterized protein LOC130570562, translating to MDRLAVHCSPHDHWGPSGISAWTAAFFHLHIFSIPTSLGLIIRAHGFSYHCYADDTQIYILFHPDDTTVAARITACLEVISAWMKEHHLQLNPAKTELLVFLAHPTVQHDLTIQLGNTTITASKTARNLGVIFDEQLPFNDHIAKTMWSCRYALFNIRKVRPYLTEHAAQLLVQALVISRLDYCNALFAGLPAKAIKPLQLVQNAAARLVFQQPKRAHVKPLFISLHWLPVEARLRFKSVMLAYRTITGSAPAYFHTLLHPIKNPAFSKPVASCIAFS from the coding sequence atggacaGGCttgctgtccactgctcaccacatgatcactggggtccctcagggatcagtgcttggaccgctgcttttttccatctacacatTTTTTCCATCCCAACATCCTTGGGGctcatcatacgggcacacggcttctcgtatcactgttatgctgacgacacccagatctacatcttgTTTCACCCAgatgataccactgtagcagctcgcattacagcctgcctagaagtcatctcagcttggatgaaagagcatcacctccagctgaaccctgccaagacagaactactcgtgtttctggcacaccccacggtgcaacacgatctcaccatccaacttggcaataccacaattactgcttccaaaacagccaggaacctcggagtcatatttgatgaacagctgcccttcaatgatcacattgcaaagacaatgtggtcatgccgatatgccttattcaacattagaaaggttagaccctatctcactgagcatgcggcacaactgcttgtccaggccctggtaatctcaaggttggactactgcaatgctctctttgctggtcttcctgcaaaggctatcaaaccactccagctggttcagaacgcagcagcacgcctagtcttccaacagcccaaaagggctcatgtgaaaccccttttcatctctctccactggctaccagtTGAAGCCCGCCTCAGATTCAAGTCagtaatgcttgcctacaggactatcactggatctgcaccagcatactttcacaccctcctacaccccatcaagaaccctgcgttcagcaaaccagtggcgtcttgtattgccttctcataa